The Ciconia boyciana chromosome 22, ASM3463844v1, whole genome shotgun sequence genome has a window encoding:
- the FBXO47 gene encoding F-box only protein 47 produces the protein MTSTAGTSYTLIPNQKYRRSNRRSRQRCNILDTDSQSLSTLGYFKTLPLEIFQMVLNYLSVKDISTLSMVSKTISNRLINYISTPSGNRRLLLQDFHNLELPGKREGSYLLEHYKSLGLLLKRCTLLLPTKDRLKYIHKILSEVSCFKLNGCPSPLHCLGLQCYGVFLQILTAGWDELECHRVFNFLCELSNLPRKVQTVVSSKPGSARKLELQIRLYCRSVLLNHWIHRSDSAFWLTRILKPWPMVNQARLLYIIFGPVSSLDGHVVWQKMIEGPTDETSLKGLADAIKLLYDTEASEWTADDVISLVDELSVVPREWLMENNARLLILSGNNICFTFMASKAVNGRAVELARLMVFLALVCEKDLYCMDWAVKMMQKVCKVFSTPGKRNNFLQCVENAFAHLIMDMLQAVLSGDRDEEDSSFLNLFHLVNTQASFHKEILYLTMGSNSNAV, from the exons ATGACATCCACTGCAGGGACCAGCTACACCTTGATTCCTAACCAGAAATACAGACGCAGTAACCGCCGCTCCAGGCAGCGCTGCAACATCTTGGACACAGATTCCCAATCTCTGTCAACACTtgggtattttaaaacacttccaTTAGAGATCTTTCAAATGGTTTTGAATTATCTTTCAG tgaaGGATATCAGCACGCTGAGCATGGTGTCGAAAACCATCAGCAATCGCCTTATTAATTACATCTCAACCCCATCAGGAAACCGAAGGCTCCTACTGCAAGACTTTCATAACCTTGAGCTACCTGGCAAGAGAGAAGGATCCTATCTTTTAGAGCACTACAAATCTCTAG GATTGTTGCTTAAAAGATGCACACTGCTATTGCCTACAAAAGATAGGCTGAAGTACATACACAAGATCCTCTCAGAA GTTTCCTGTTTTAAACTTAATGGTTGTCCAAGTCCTTTGCATTGTTTAGGATTACAGTGCTATGGGGTATTTTTACAG ATCCTAACAGCAGGCTGGGATGAACTAGAGTGCCACCGGGTTTTTAACTTCCTCTGTGAGCTGAGCAATTTACCCCGTAAAGTACAGACAGTTGTCAGCAGCAAACCGG GAAGTGCTCGAAAGCTAGAGCTGCAGATAAGGTTATACTGTCGTAGCGTCTTGTTGAACCACTGGATTCATCGAAGCGATTCTGCATTTTGGTTGACTCGTATTTTAAAGCCGTGGCCCATGGTCAATCAAGCTCGCCTGCTGTATATCATCTTTGGGCCCGTGTCCTCTCTTGATG GACATGTGGTTTGGCAGAAAATGATAGAAGGACCAACAGATGAGACCAGTCTGAAAGGTCTAGCAGATGCAATTAAACTGCTGTATGATACAGAAGCTAGCGAATGGACAGCAGATGATGTTATCAGTCTTGTGGATGAGCTGTCAG TTGTTCCCCGGGAGTGGCTCATGGAGAACAATGCTCGGCTTCTTATTCTGAGTGGAAACAACATTTGCTTCACTTTCATGGCCAGTAAAGCTGTGAATGGCAGAGCCGTCGAGTTAGCCAGACTCATGGTCTTCCTGGCTTTG GTCTGTGAGAAGGACCTGTACTGCATGGACTGGGCAGTAAAAATGATGCAGAAGGTCTGCAAAGTTTTCAGCACTCCAGGGAAGAGAAACAACTTCCTGCAGTGTGTGGAGAACGCCTTTGCTCACCTCATCATGGACATGCTACAGGCAGTGCTGTCCG GGGATCGTGATGAAGAGGACAGCAGCTTTTTGAATTTGTTTCACCTTGTAAACACACAAGCAAGCTTCCATAAAGAAATCCTGTACCTGACCATGGGAAGCAACAGCAATGCCGTGTGA